The following proteins come from a genomic window of Nicotiana tomentosiformis chromosome 12, ASM39032v3, whole genome shotgun sequence:
- the LOC138903673 gene encoding uncharacterized protein gives MGDHTFATKLLIPYSPCMVSLTKSRPPITFKQAGKWKSPTRRSRIFISKTVNDNRMDCSKKLDEALWAYRTTYKTPIGMSPYWLVFRKACHLLMELEHKDMWELKKLNFEWDVTANLRVEQLNELDNSGTMHIQLQMFPGKLKSKWSGPFEVMDVTPFGALDLKNKNDEVFRVKGHRTMVRSRGRGDTSKGRGETY, from the exons atgggggatcacacttttgcaacaaagcttttgataccttactcaccatgtatggtgtcactcacaaagtctcgACCCCCTATCACCTTTAAGCAagcgggcaagtggaagtctccaaccaggaGATCAAGAATATTTATTTCAAAGACAGTGAATGACAACCGGATGGATTgttcaaagaaacttgatgaagctctttgggcttataggacaacttacaaaacaccgattggtatgtctccatacTGGTTAGTGTTCAgaaaagcttgtcaccttctgATGGAACTTGAGCATAAGGATATGTGGGAATTAAAGAAGCTTAATTTTGAGTGGGATGTCACCGCTAACTTAAGGGTGGagcaattgaatgagcttgataattccggtaccatgcatatacaa ctacagatgtttccgggaaagttgaagtctaagtggAGTGGTCCGTTTGAGGTTATggatgtgacaccctttggtgcattagacttgaagaataaaaatgatgaagtgtttagagtcaaagGTCACCGa acaatggttcgatcaagAGGTAGAGGTGATACttctaaagggaggggtgaaACCTACTGA
- the LOC104087300 gene encoding uncharacterized protein, protein MPARLFPQKMKREKLDKYFERFLEMVKQLYVNIPFTKVLTQMPAYAKFLKEILSSKRNLEETTVVKLNAHCSAILQNKIPQKCWDLGSFTIPCSLGSEKIDKALCDSGASINLMPLSVFWKLEEFIVVDMEVNKEVLLILGRPFLSTVRAILDIYEGQVMLRVGYEKVVFQIKRMIKYPVNEASAYSYFKLDFIGKLVEKYKFDKLMGDTLERCITHSSIVEDEDPEIKKEAEVFETEDQVVDEEELK, encoded by the exons ATGCCAGCTCGACTGTTCCCTCAAAAGATGAAACGGGAAAAACTTGACAAGTATTTTGAGAGATTCTTGGAGATGGTCAAACAACTTTATGTAAACATTCCCTTCACAAAGGTACTCACTCAAATGCCTgcttatgcaaagttcttgaaggaaatctTGTCTAGTAAGAGAAATTTAGAGGAGACAACAGTGGTCAAGCTGAATGCCCATTGCAGTGCCATATTGCAAAACAAAATTCCCCAAAAGTGTTGGGACCTAGGAAGCTTCACCATACCATGCTCGTTGGGGAGTGAAAAAATTGACAAGGCTCTCTGTGATTCGGGTGCGTCTATAAATTTAATGCCTCTGTCTGTATTCTGGAAACTAGAAG AATTTATTGTTGTGGATATGGAGGTGAATAAGGAGGTGCTTTTAATTCTAGGGAGGCCATTTTTAAGTACAGTTAGAGCCATCCTTGATATATATGAGGGGCAGGTTATGCTCAGAGTGGGATATGAGAAAGTGGTATTCCAGATTAAGAGAATGATTAAATACCCAGTTAATGAGGCGTCTGCCTACTCGTATTTCAAGCTAGATTTCATTGGAAAGTTGGTTGAAAAGTACAAGTTTGACAAGCTTATGGGGGATACTCTAGAGAGGTGTATTACTCATTCTAGCATAGTGGAGGATGAAGATCCTGAAATAAAGAAAGAGGCTGAAGTTTTTGAAACTGAGGATCAAGTGGTTGATGAGGAGGAATTAAAATAG